Proteins from one Bombyx mori chromosome 1, ASM3026992v2 genomic window:
- the LOC101743859 gene encoding otoferlin isoform X2, with protein MLEPYYGENFTFDLFMSIREMQRTILWLAVMEPRCCAPPRSVGEAGIELATIWALPHHRAFHKWAQLDSRNDPSEAVVGFLKVDISIIFRGDSQILPSVDNYEKVEDNLLLPSGSEQQRANFSITIHGAFGLPATTTTGGEKRFGKPPSAYVRISFCGIGARTAVQQRTHCPVYNERISIVEMFPNMCQIIYFEVYSAESCLKVIARTSLNLRLLSHDGEKGFLPTFGPSLLPMYDDLSTQTVATTNDSPFYRGSLLVSLKTTVPYYEKPVKSKIVEPVANLKLENLWPIEEFCVMCPLFEVSLLDRRIVGKYCGVAITVGDFSTSSPGDREFETLWNEIRSRKLHYTGPLDVIKTSPVYGHLDFSNAFPVLQLATRLPDLRSNMYRNNVIKEIIMDLEYSLSQIEKRYKTMKSSNPQEFICELNNALDKLVGGLKHFLETVKESSCEHKTELDQKLLKLQEDAIVNLNFKISKRIYGDSTTGMIRSTEKIYTFGSKKEFKALLAESKSMAESLRSLIPKIPEPWPDIVVWLLNGGSRVAYKKISPADVIHSVVPEEAGQKCGCIHTIYFQPLKCPYHCDSTGTCSCIVGKLEMLMWMGLFKQIKSFDGHLPDGYKMKVKNYDMGIKTTSMMLECRAFIYQAKFDCTDRFEMDYTFARINILNSTQETNVKEKTLSPIWNQVLRIYKMVLMSPQRLMKSPPLLLIEIFDTDLAGNFGLIGRSEITPAVDERQGYEYAPNLEWFKIHNGMECTGQILMSVQLIQVPETVMRTTIYGSTDATYCATGVQDLDQNCEKMEKLPTHLIPESSSYKVDIYWWGLRNVTITKKPCMVFEMETTTIKSDVIVNEKSICNFPNGRISQIFEGIVTKEFCPPLFLKLYETSTFGRTVFLGSNMVQNPMKYFVNWMSHNDRELSLRSASLSSANLYQVNSILSSENQTNYVSSCKKSIYSKTKNITVQTPIKVSKWKRIFCTKEPDEEEYTLLPMFDKYDRDNVNFGKITKRDVCNWWSKFLKSQKDNDLPYTEDSTRFFSEIKVYDAELEKQPEFSKFKDWCSTFKLYNGNKTGIPEKDDQIFCGYLKAGIAIYKWPPPENTKSVSTGGVDLGKGYFSNYPSNEAAKVLVRVYLVSATNLSVKSFIGQTCTYATVNCGKKELGNRHSSIASSTNPIFGTMYELRCVFPEDYLLTVSVYSKDSSSLSDELIGSSSIDLEDRFYSKHRACIGLAAEYNLTGPLRWRDFRKPSAILEELCLKNHIPPPFFLDASTLFINGVEYKDNSGFGSSSGSIADRKENICLSILHKWHTLPIIGHHLVPEHVETRSLFNPEKLGFEQGKIQMWVDIYPMENGVYIPPPVNIEPQKVEDYALKAIIRQVKLFRFKDQKIKVPKNIQIQCWIGNTNRTEKGDIQSSQAEFYLNWQIMFPIHYHPSLAKLVNKERDPFTEFEEYSLPIFEIRILEEDIENENNVIASLSLNLNNMPQGALSAQSLSKASEGSRRVHLFSSRSVRGWWPLTSTDETPENGTNVGIINMELNLSPLETAVVMSVMQEPLSPQQPRHQERNDNSNIISNLEAFFRTGKIEYVVVGVIILFTFILIVFYFDLARNFHIFFFD; from the exons ATGCTGGAGCCCTATTACGGAGAG AATTTCACTTTTGATCTTTTCATGAGCATCCGTGAGATGCAACGAACGATTTTGTGGCTGGCCGTGATGGAGCCTCGTTGTTGCGCTCCACCACGCTCCGTCGGAGAAGCGGGCATCGAATTGGCAACAATATGGGCATTGCCAC ACCATCGAGCTTTCCATAAATGGGCTCAGTTGGATTCGCGAAATGATCCTTCGGAGGCAGTTGTTGGATTTTTGAAAGTtgacatttcaataatatttagaGGAGACAGCCAGATTTTGCCATCTGTTGATAATTATGAAAAAGTCGAAGA CAATCTCCTGTTGCCGTCAGGTTCGGAACAGCAGCGAGCtaatttttcaattacaatTCATGGAGCTTTCGGTCTTCCCGCTACTACTACTACCGGTGGCGAAAAGCGATTCGGAAAACCACCTAGTGCATATGTCAGGATATCGTTTTGCGGTATTGGG GCAAGAACAGCAGTACAGCAACGCACACATTGTCCAGTATATAATGAACGAATCAGCATAGTTGAAATGTTTCCGAACATGTGTCAAATCATATACTTTGAAGTTTATTCAGCTGAGAGTTGCCTCAAAGTTATAGCTAGGACGTCATTGAATTTGCGATTGTTATCCCACGACGGTGAAAAAG GGTTTTTGCCCACGTTTGGACCGTCCTTGTTGCCAATGTACGACGATTTATCAACACAAACCGTGGCCACCACGAACGATAGCCCCTTCTACCGAGGTTCCTTACTGGTTTCATTAAAAACGACTGTACCTTATTATGAGAAGCCCGTGAAGAGTAAAATTGTAGAGCCAGTGGCAAATTTGAAGCTG GAAAACTTATGGCCTATTGAAGAATTCTGTGTAATGTGTCCATTATTTGAAGTATCACTACTTGATCGTCGAATTGTTGGGAAGTATTGTGGTGTTGCTATTACCGTTGGAGACTTTTCTACAAGCAGTCCGGGAGATCGAg AATTTGAGACTTTGTGGAATGAGATTC gATCTAGAAAACTCCACTACACAGGACCTTTAGATGTAATCAAAACTAGTCCAGTTTATGGACATTTGGATTTTTCGAACGCATTTCCAGTTTTACAGCTAGCCACCCGACTTCCTGACTTGAGATCCAATATGTACAGAAATAATGTCATTAAAGAAATCATCATGGACCTg GAATATAGCTTATCTCAAATTGaaaaaagatataaaacaaTGAAATCGTCAAATCCACAAGAATTTATATGTGAACTCAATAACGCACTAGATAAATTAGTTGGAGGACTTAAACATTTTCTAGAGACAGTGAAAGAAAGTTCTTGTGAACATAAGACAGAGTTGGATCAGAAACTTCTGAAGTTACAGGAGGATGCTATT gtaaacttaaattttaaaatttccaagAGAATTTATGGTGACTCAACTACTGGTATGATTagatccactgagaaaattTATACTTTTGGTTCTAAAAAAGAATTCAAGGCACTGCTGGCAGAGAGCAAATCAATGGCAGAAAGCTTAAGAAGTTTGATACCCAAG ATTCCAGAACCTTGGCCAGATATTGTGGTCTGGCTTCTGAATGGGGGCTCGAGAGTcgcttacaaaaaaatatcgccAGCGGATGTAATTCATTCTGTCGTGCCTGAAGAAGCAGGACAAAAATGTGGATGTATACACACGATATATTTTCAG ccCTTAAAGTGTCCGTATCATTGCGATTCTACTGGAACTTGTTCGTGTATCGTCGGTAAGCTTGAAATGCTTATGTGGATGGGTcttttcaaacaaataaaaagcttTGATGGGCATCTACCTGATGGCTACAAGATGAAAGTAAAGAATTATGACATGGGTATAAAGACGACTTCGATG ATGTTGGAATGCAGAGCATTTATTTATCAAGCCAAATTCGACTGTACAGATCGTTTTGAAATGGACTATACGTTTGCGAGGATCAATATACTTAATTCAACACAAGAAACGAAC GTTAAAGAAAAAACGTTGTCACCAATCTGGAATCAAGTTTTGAGAATCTACAAAATGGTTTTGATGAGCCCACAGCGGTTAATGAAAAGTCCACCGCTGCTTCTAATTGAAATCTTCGATACTGATTTAGCT ggtAATTTTGGTCTTATAGGTAGATCGGAAATAACTCCAGCTGTAGATGAAAGGCAGGGTTATGAATATGCGCCTAATCTTGAGTGGTTTAAGATTCATAATGGAATGGAATGTACAGGACAGATTTTGATGTCGGTGCAGTTGATTCAG GTCCCAGAGACTGTAATGAGGACAACTATTTACGGCTCAACAGATGCAACGTATTGTGCGACTGGTGTACAGGACTTGGATCAAAACTGTGAAAAAATGGAGAAACTTCCTACGCATCTCATTCCCGAATCGAGTAGTTATAA GGTCGATATCTATTGGTGGGGCCTAAGGAACGTCACCATCACTAAAAAGCCATGTATGGTGtttgaaatggaaacgaccacGATAAAATCCGATGTTATTGTTAACGAAAAATCTATTTGTAATTTTCCTAATGGTAGGATTAGTCAAATATTTGAAGGCATCGTCACTAAAGAGTTCTGTCCGCCTTTATTTTTGAAGCTTTACGAAACGAGCACTTTTGGTAGAACTGTTTTCTTGGGAAGTAATATGGTGCAAAATCCTATGAAATACTTTGTGAATTGGATGTCGCATAATGACAGAGAGCTGTCATTAAGGAGTGCATCACTTTCTTCTGCGAATCTATATCAAG taaaTTCTATCTTAAGTTCGGAGAATCAAACAAATTACGTGTCGAGCTGTAAAAAGAGCATATATAGTAAAACGAAAAACATAACTGTACAAACTCCAATTAAAGTTTCGAAATGGAAAAGGATATTCTGCACCAAAGAGCCCGACGAAGAAGAATACACCTTACTTCCTATGTTCGATAAATATGATCGTGACAACGttaattttggaaaaataacTAAACGTGACGTCTGTAACTGGTGGAGCAAATTTTTAAAATCACAAAAG GATAACGATCTACCCTACACCGAGGACAGTACCAGATTTTTCAGTGAAATAAAG GTATACGATGCAGAATTGGAGAAACAACCAGAGTTTTCAAAGTTCAAAGACTGGTGTTCCACTTTCAAACTGTACAATGGAAATAAAACAGGAATTCCGGAAAAAGACGATCAAATATTCTGTGGATATCTCAAAGCTGGTATCGCTATATACAAGTGGCCACCACCCGAAAATACTAAATCAGTCAGTACCGGAGGCGTAGATTTAGGGAaagg CTATTTTTCGAACTATCCTTCGAATGAAGCTGCTAAGGTTTTGGTGCGAGTGTACCTCGTTAGTGCTACGAATTTATCAGTCAAAAGTTTTATTGGTCAAACTTGTACCTATGCAACCGTTAATTGCGGTAAAAAAGAGCTCGGAAATAGACACAGCTCCATTGCGAGTAGCACAAATCCGATTTTTGGAAC GATGTACGAATTACGCTGTGTCTTTCCAGAGGATTACCTCCTCACGGTGTCTGTTTATAGCAAGGATTCTTCTTCGTTATCTGATGAACTGATAGGCTCAAGCTCCATTGATTTAGAAGATCGTTTTTATTCAAAACACAGAGCTTGTATTGGTCTCGCCGCAGAGTATAACCT aacCGGTCCTTTGAGGTGGCGTGATTTTCGGAAACCTTCCGCAATTCTTGAAGAGCTCTGTTTAAAAAATCACATCCCACCTCCGTTTTTCCTTGATGCGTCTACATTATTCATAAATGGGGTTGAATACAAAGATAATAGTGGATTTG GTTCTTCATCTGGTTCAATAGCAGATCGAAAAGAAAACATATGTCTTAGCATACTTCACAAATGGCATACTCTACCAATCATTGGACATCATTTAGTTCCGGAGCATGTAGAAACTAGGTCACTATTTAACCCCGAAAAACTGGGATTTGAGCag gGAAAGATTCAGATGTGGGTAGATATTTATCCTATGGAAAATGGTGTGTATATTCCACCGCCGGTCAACATTGAACCTCAGAAAGTCGAAGATTATGCACTGAAAGCTATTATCCGACAAGTTAAGCTTTTTCGTTTCAAGGACCAGAAAATTAAAGTCCCTAAAAATATTCAGATTCAGTG TTGGATAGGGAATACGAATCGAACTGAAAAGGGAGACATACAGAGTTCCCAGGCAGAGTTCTATCTTAATTGGCAAATAATGTTTCCAATTCATTACCATCCGTCTTTGGCCAag TTGGTTAACAAAGAGAGAGACCCGTTTACTGAGTTTGAAGAATATTCATTGCCCATTTTTGAAATTCGTATCTTAGAAGAGGACATTGAAAATGAAAACAACGTAATAG CTTCGTTGtcattaaatttgaataatatgCCACAAGGAGCATTATCAGCTCAGTCACTTAGTAAAGCTTCGGAAGGATCCAGAAGGGTACATCTGTTTTCATCAAGATCTGTTAGAGGCTGGTGGCCTTTGACGTCAACTGATGAGACTCCCGAAAACGGAACAAATGTC GGCATTATAAACATGGAATTGAATTTGTCGCCACTGGAAACGGCCGTTGTGATGTCCGTCATGCAAGAGCCTTTGTCTCCACAACAACCAAG GCACCAAGAACGAAACGataattcaaatattatttcgAATCTCGAAGCATTCTTTCGCACCGGCAAGATAGAATATGTGGTTGTCGGcgttataattttattcacttTCATActgattgtgttttatttcgatTTGGCTAgaaattttcacatatttttctttgattGA
- the LOC101743859 gene encoding otoferlin isoform X3 gives MNFTFDLFMSIREMQRTILWLAVMEPRCCAPPRSVGEAGIELATIWALPHHRAFHKWAQLDSRNDPSEAVVGFLKVDISIIFRGDSQILPSVDNYEKVEDNLLLPSGSEQQRANFSITIHGAFGLPATTTTGGEKRFGKPPSAYVRISFCGIGARTAVQQRTHCPVYNERISIVEMFPNMCQIIYFEVYSAESCLKVIARTSLNLRLLSHDGEKGFLPTFGPSLLPMYDDLSTQTVATTNDSPFYRGSLLVSLKTTVPYYEKPVKSKIVEPVANLKLENLWPIEEFCVMCPLFEVSLLDRRIVGKYCGVAITVGDFSTSSPGDREFETLWNEIRSRKLHYTGPLDVIKTSPVYGHLDFSNAFPVLQLATRLPDLRSNMYRNNVIKEIIMDLEYSLSQIEKRYKTMKSSNPQEFICELNNALDKLVGGLKHFLETVKESSCEHKTELDQKLLKLQEDAIVNLNFKISKRIYGDSTTGMIRSTEKIYTFGSKKEFKALLAESKSMAESLRSLIPKIPEPWPDIVVWLLNGGSRVAYKKISPADVIHSVVPEEAGQKCGCIHTIYFQPLKCPYHCDSTGTCSCIVGKLEMLMWMGLFKQIKSFDGHLPDGYKMKVKNYDMGIKTTSMMLECRAFIYQAKFDCTDRFEMDYTFARINILNSTQETNVKEKTLSPIWNQVLRIYKMVLMSPQRLMKSPPLLLIEIFDTDLAGNFGLIGRSEITPAVDERQGYEYAPNLEWFKIHNGMECTGQILMSVQLIQVPETVMRTTIYGSTDATYCATGVQDLDQNCEKMEKLPTHLIPESSSYKVDIYWWGLRNVTITKKPCMVFEMETTTIKSDVIVNEKSICNFPNGRISQIFEGIVTKEFCPPLFLKLYETSTFGRTVFLGSNMVQNPMKYFVNWMSHNDRELSLRSASLSSANLYQVNSILSSENQTNYVSSCKKSIYSKTKNITVQTPIKVSKWKRIFCTKEPDEEEYTLLPMFDKYDRDNVNFGKITKRDVCNWWSKFLKSQKDNDLPYTEDSTRFFSEIKVYDAELEKQPEFSKFKDWCSTFKLYNGNKTGIPEKDDQIFCGYLKAGIAIYKWPPPENTKSVSTGGVDLGKGYFSNYPSNEAAKVLVRVYLVSATNLSVKSFIGQTCTYATVNCGKKELGNRHSSIASSTNPIFGTMYELRCVFPEDYLLTVSVYSKDSSSLSDELIGSSSIDLEDRFYSKHRACIGLAAEYNLTGPLRWRDFRKPSAILEELCLKNHIPPPFFLDASTLFINGVEYKDNSGFGSSSGSIADRKENICLSILHKWHTLPIIGHHLVPEHVETRSLFNPEKLGFEQGKIQMWVDIYPMENGVYIPPPVNIEPQKVEDYALKAIIRQVKLFRFKDQKIKVPKNIQIQCWIGNTNRTEKGDIQSSQAEFYLNWQIMFPIHYHPSLAKLVNKERDPFTEFEEYSLPIFEIRILEEDIENENNVIASLSLNLNNMPQGALSAQSLSKASEGSRRVHLFSSRSVRGWWPLTSTDETPENGTNVGIINMELNLSPLETAVVMSVMQEPLSPQQPRHQERNDNSNIISNLEAFFRTGKIEYVVVGVIILFTFILIVFYFDLARNFHIFFFD, from the exons ATG AATTTCACTTTTGATCTTTTCATGAGCATCCGTGAGATGCAACGAACGATTTTGTGGCTGGCCGTGATGGAGCCTCGTTGTTGCGCTCCACCACGCTCCGTCGGAGAAGCGGGCATCGAATTGGCAACAATATGGGCATTGCCAC ACCATCGAGCTTTCCATAAATGGGCTCAGTTGGATTCGCGAAATGATCCTTCGGAGGCAGTTGTTGGATTTTTGAAAGTtgacatttcaataatatttagaGGAGACAGCCAGATTTTGCCATCTGTTGATAATTATGAAAAAGTCGAAGA CAATCTCCTGTTGCCGTCAGGTTCGGAACAGCAGCGAGCtaatttttcaattacaatTCATGGAGCTTTCGGTCTTCCCGCTACTACTACTACCGGTGGCGAAAAGCGATTCGGAAAACCACCTAGTGCATATGTCAGGATATCGTTTTGCGGTATTGGG GCAAGAACAGCAGTACAGCAACGCACACATTGTCCAGTATATAATGAACGAATCAGCATAGTTGAAATGTTTCCGAACATGTGTCAAATCATATACTTTGAAGTTTATTCAGCTGAGAGTTGCCTCAAAGTTATAGCTAGGACGTCATTGAATTTGCGATTGTTATCCCACGACGGTGAAAAAG GGTTTTTGCCCACGTTTGGACCGTCCTTGTTGCCAATGTACGACGATTTATCAACACAAACCGTGGCCACCACGAACGATAGCCCCTTCTACCGAGGTTCCTTACTGGTTTCATTAAAAACGACTGTACCTTATTATGAGAAGCCCGTGAAGAGTAAAATTGTAGAGCCAGTGGCAAATTTGAAGCTG GAAAACTTATGGCCTATTGAAGAATTCTGTGTAATGTGTCCATTATTTGAAGTATCACTACTTGATCGTCGAATTGTTGGGAAGTATTGTGGTGTTGCTATTACCGTTGGAGACTTTTCTACAAGCAGTCCGGGAGATCGAg AATTTGAGACTTTGTGGAATGAGATTC gATCTAGAAAACTCCACTACACAGGACCTTTAGATGTAATCAAAACTAGTCCAGTTTATGGACATTTGGATTTTTCGAACGCATTTCCAGTTTTACAGCTAGCCACCCGACTTCCTGACTTGAGATCCAATATGTACAGAAATAATGTCATTAAAGAAATCATCATGGACCTg GAATATAGCTTATCTCAAATTGaaaaaagatataaaacaaTGAAATCGTCAAATCCACAAGAATTTATATGTGAACTCAATAACGCACTAGATAAATTAGTTGGAGGACTTAAACATTTTCTAGAGACAGTGAAAGAAAGTTCTTGTGAACATAAGACAGAGTTGGATCAGAAACTTCTGAAGTTACAGGAGGATGCTATT gtaaacttaaattttaaaatttccaagAGAATTTATGGTGACTCAACTACTGGTATGATTagatccactgagaaaattTATACTTTTGGTTCTAAAAAAGAATTCAAGGCACTGCTGGCAGAGAGCAAATCAATGGCAGAAAGCTTAAGAAGTTTGATACCCAAG ATTCCAGAACCTTGGCCAGATATTGTGGTCTGGCTTCTGAATGGGGGCTCGAGAGTcgcttacaaaaaaatatcgccAGCGGATGTAATTCATTCTGTCGTGCCTGAAGAAGCAGGACAAAAATGTGGATGTATACACACGATATATTTTCAG ccCTTAAAGTGTCCGTATCATTGCGATTCTACTGGAACTTGTTCGTGTATCGTCGGTAAGCTTGAAATGCTTATGTGGATGGGTcttttcaaacaaataaaaagcttTGATGGGCATCTACCTGATGGCTACAAGATGAAAGTAAAGAATTATGACATGGGTATAAAGACGACTTCGATG ATGTTGGAATGCAGAGCATTTATTTATCAAGCCAAATTCGACTGTACAGATCGTTTTGAAATGGACTATACGTTTGCGAGGATCAATATACTTAATTCAACACAAGAAACGAAC GTTAAAGAAAAAACGTTGTCACCAATCTGGAATCAAGTTTTGAGAATCTACAAAATGGTTTTGATGAGCCCACAGCGGTTAATGAAAAGTCCACCGCTGCTTCTAATTGAAATCTTCGATACTGATTTAGCT ggtAATTTTGGTCTTATAGGTAGATCGGAAATAACTCCAGCTGTAGATGAAAGGCAGGGTTATGAATATGCGCCTAATCTTGAGTGGTTTAAGATTCATAATGGAATGGAATGTACAGGACAGATTTTGATGTCGGTGCAGTTGATTCAG GTCCCAGAGACTGTAATGAGGACAACTATTTACGGCTCAACAGATGCAACGTATTGTGCGACTGGTGTACAGGACTTGGATCAAAACTGTGAAAAAATGGAGAAACTTCCTACGCATCTCATTCCCGAATCGAGTAGTTATAA GGTCGATATCTATTGGTGGGGCCTAAGGAACGTCACCATCACTAAAAAGCCATGTATGGTGtttgaaatggaaacgaccacGATAAAATCCGATGTTATTGTTAACGAAAAATCTATTTGTAATTTTCCTAATGGTAGGATTAGTCAAATATTTGAAGGCATCGTCACTAAAGAGTTCTGTCCGCCTTTATTTTTGAAGCTTTACGAAACGAGCACTTTTGGTAGAACTGTTTTCTTGGGAAGTAATATGGTGCAAAATCCTATGAAATACTTTGTGAATTGGATGTCGCATAATGACAGAGAGCTGTCATTAAGGAGTGCATCACTTTCTTCTGCGAATCTATATCAAG taaaTTCTATCTTAAGTTCGGAGAATCAAACAAATTACGTGTCGAGCTGTAAAAAGAGCATATATAGTAAAACGAAAAACATAACTGTACAAACTCCAATTAAAGTTTCGAAATGGAAAAGGATATTCTGCACCAAAGAGCCCGACGAAGAAGAATACACCTTACTTCCTATGTTCGATAAATATGATCGTGACAACGttaattttggaaaaataacTAAACGTGACGTCTGTAACTGGTGGAGCAAATTTTTAAAATCACAAAAG GATAACGATCTACCCTACACCGAGGACAGTACCAGATTTTTCAGTGAAATAAAG GTATACGATGCAGAATTGGAGAAACAACCAGAGTTTTCAAAGTTCAAAGACTGGTGTTCCACTTTCAAACTGTACAATGGAAATAAAACAGGAATTCCGGAAAAAGACGATCAAATATTCTGTGGATATCTCAAAGCTGGTATCGCTATATACAAGTGGCCACCACCCGAAAATACTAAATCAGTCAGTACCGGAGGCGTAGATTTAGGGAaagg CTATTTTTCGAACTATCCTTCGAATGAAGCTGCTAAGGTTTTGGTGCGAGTGTACCTCGTTAGTGCTACGAATTTATCAGTCAAAAGTTTTATTGGTCAAACTTGTACCTATGCAACCGTTAATTGCGGTAAAAAAGAGCTCGGAAATAGACACAGCTCCATTGCGAGTAGCACAAATCCGATTTTTGGAAC GATGTACGAATTACGCTGTGTCTTTCCAGAGGATTACCTCCTCACGGTGTCTGTTTATAGCAAGGATTCTTCTTCGTTATCTGATGAACTGATAGGCTCAAGCTCCATTGATTTAGAAGATCGTTTTTATTCAAAACACAGAGCTTGTATTGGTCTCGCCGCAGAGTATAACCT aacCGGTCCTTTGAGGTGGCGTGATTTTCGGAAACCTTCCGCAATTCTTGAAGAGCTCTGTTTAAAAAATCACATCCCACCTCCGTTTTTCCTTGATGCGTCTACATTATTCATAAATGGGGTTGAATACAAAGATAATAGTGGATTTG GTTCTTCATCTGGTTCAATAGCAGATCGAAAAGAAAACATATGTCTTAGCATACTTCACAAATGGCATACTCTACCAATCATTGGACATCATTTAGTTCCGGAGCATGTAGAAACTAGGTCACTATTTAACCCCGAAAAACTGGGATTTGAGCag gGAAAGATTCAGATGTGGGTAGATATTTATCCTATGGAAAATGGTGTGTATATTCCACCGCCGGTCAACATTGAACCTCAGAAAGTCGAAGATTATGCACTGAAAGCTATTATCCGACAAGTTAAGCTTTTTCGTTTCAAGGACCAGAAAATTAAAGTCCCTAAAAATATTCAGATTCAGTG TTGGATAGGGAATACGAATCGAACTGAAAAGGGAGACATACAGAGTTCCCAGGCAGAGTTCTATCTTAATTGGCAAATAATGTTTCCAATTCATTACCATCCGTCTTTGGCCAag TTGGTTAACAAAGAGAGAGACCCGTTTACTGAGTTTGAAGAATATTCATTGCCCATTTTTGAAATTCGTATCTTAGAAGAGGACATTGAAAATGAAAACAACGTAATAG CTTCGTTGtcattaaatttgaataatatgCCACAAGGAGCATTATCAGCTCAGTCACTTAGTAAAGCTTCGGAAGGATCCAGAAGGGTACATCTGTTTTCATCAAGATCTGTTAGAGGCTGGTGGCCTTTGACGTCAACTGATGAGACTCCCGAAAACGGAACAAATGTC GGCATTATAAACATGGAATTGAATTTGTCGCCACTGGAAACGGCCGTTGTGATGTCCGTCATGCAAGAGCCTTTGTCTCCACAACAACCAAG GCACCAAGAACGAAACGataattcaaatattatttcgAATCTCGAAGCATTCTTTCGCACCGGCAAGATAGAATATGTGGTTGTCGGcgttataattttattcacttTCATActgattgtgttttatttcgatTTGGCTAgaaattttcacatatttttctttgattGA